CTGTTCTGCCCTGACAGCATGCTTCAATGCCCCGACCAGGGCCAAAATGGTAATGCCCTGCCCTTTGGCCGTCTCAATTAGCCACTTGGGGTTGCCCCTGCCGTGGCAGATCACCGGAACCTTCTCCTCTATCATCACCTCGGCTAGTCTTTCATATCCTGGCGTGCCTGCGGTGAGGTTCACCCCAAACGGCCTATCCGTTTGCTCCCTGACAGCCTTGATATCTGCCCTCAACTCTTCAGGAATGAATCGACCTGATGCCAGAATGCCCAGGCCGCCAGCATTAGACACCGTCGCCACCAGACGGGGCCCTGCCGACGGGCTGGCCGGTGCCTGAATAATAGGGTGCCTTATTCCCATCAGTTCGGTTATTCTCGTTCTCATCTATCTACCCTTTCCAAGAGGGAAAACAGTTCAGGGCGCTCCCGTTACCCATTATGGAGACTAACACAGGGAGTCACCTGAGGCATTATAGCACGCTGGCCTAGACATAAAACAGCCAAGGCCCACCCCAATTGCCTAGAGACGATGACGAATGATATAATGAAGCCCACTTGGGCAGGAATAGGCCTGCTTTGGGAGGAATCACCACGAAATGAAACTGAGTCGCGAAGAAGTGAAGCATCTGGCGCTCCTTGCCCGTTTAGGACTTGATGAGGACGAGGTGGAGAGGCTCAGGGAGCAGCTATCTAACATCCTGGAGAACTTCGAGATACTCCAGCAGGTGGATACCACTGATGTGCCCCCCACGGCACACTCCATCGCCCTGGAGAATGTGCTCAGGGAGGACGAGGCTGGGCCATCCTTGCCCGCAGACCAGATACTGGCCAATGCCCCCAACCGCGAGGATGACTTTTTCAAGGTGCGGGCGGTGCTTGAGTAGTTAAGAATGGACCTGTGCCGGCTGACGATCCACGAGGCGGCTCAGTTGCTCAAGCGCCACGAAATCTCCTCCGTTGAGCTTACCCAGGCATGCCTTGATCGCATCAAAAAAGTAGACGACAAGGTGCGCGCTTTTGTGACTGTTAGCGATGCCCTGGCCTTGCAGCAGGCAAAGGAAGCCGACCAGAGGCTAAGTCAAGGCGATGGGTCGCCCCTCACCGGCATTCCGGCGGTAATCAAGGATAACATCTGCACCAAGGGGATACGCACTACCTGTAGCTCGAAGATGCTGGAGAATTTCATCCCGCCTTACAACGCCACAGTAGTTATGAGGCTGAATGCCTGCGGCATGGTTATGTTAGGTAAGGGAAACATGGACGAGTTTGCCATGGGGTCTTCCACCGAGCACTCCGCCTTCTTCCCCTCTCATAACCCCTGGGATCTGACTCGCGTTCCCGGCGGCAGCAGCGGCGGCTCTACAGTATCTGTGGCGGCAGACGAGGCCATGTACGCGCTCGGCTCCGACACCGGCGGCAGCATCCGCCAGCCAGCCGGATTTTGCAGCGTCGTGGGCCTCAAGCCAACCTACGGTCGGGTATCCAGGTATGGGCTGGTGGCTTTTGCCAGCTCTCTGGATCAGATTGGGCCTCTGACCAAAGATGTGACTGACTGTGCCCTGGTGATGAACGCCATCTCTGGCCATGATCCCAGAGATTCAACCTCTCTGCCTCACCCCCCACCAGACTACACCGGGTCGCTCATACCAGACCTGCGACGGCTGCGCCTGGGGGTGCCTCGGGAGTATTTCGTGGAGGGAATGCAGAAAGGCGTGGCAGAGGCCATCCGCTCCGCTATCACCAAGCTGGCAGAGCTGGGAGCAGAGATAGACTGGGAGGTATCTCTACCCAGTACCCGCTATGGCCTGGCGGCTTACTACATTATTGCCCCCTCCGAGGCCTCGGCTAATCTGGCCCGCTACGATGGGGTGAAGTATGGCTTCTCCGCCCGGGTGGCGGAGAGCATGTGGGATGCCATGGAGAAGACCAAGCAACAGGGGTTCGGGCCTGAGGTCAAGAGGCGCATCATGCTCGGCACCTATGCCCTTTCAGCGGGCTACTATGATGCCTATTACCTCAAGGCGCAGAAGGTACGTACTCTGATAAGGCGGGAGTTTGACCAGGCCTTCGAGAAGTTCGACGCTCTGGTCACCCCTATTTCGCCCACTGTGCCTTTCAAAATCGGCGAGAAGGTGGACGACCCGCTTCAAATGTATCTCAGCGATGTCTGTACATTACCAATAAACATTGCGGGCGTTCCCGCCCTTTCTGTTCCCGCCGGCTTCGTTGAAGGGCTACCTGTGGGAATGCAGATTATCGGTAAGCCACTAAGCGAGGAAGCACTGCTGCGGGTCGCCTTCGCCTACGAACAGGCTACCGACTGGCACAAGAGGAGGCCGGCACTTTAGCGCTTGTGGCGTTACGTCCCACCATCGCCACGCTAAAGGATTGATTGAAGACTTGCCCCCTGCAGTACACGGTCATATGGTAACTGCTCTGGTCTTGTAAACATAACTGATAAATGTTAACATTAGATACTCGCAGGATCAAAGTATGGCGATGTTAGTAGTGCCCGATGCTTCTCCCTTGATCGCTCTGGGGAAGATAGAGGAGGTGAACCTACTGCCCAAGCTGTACGGCAGAGTTATGATAACGCCGTGGGTATGGGATGAAGCGATTACGAAAGGGAAGGCAAGGGGTGCCAGCGACGCGGCGTATCTAGAAAAAGCTATCCAGGAGCTTCGCTTCACTAAGGTGAGGTTGTCGGCAGCGGAAAGGATGCTGGTGCAGCAACTGAAGGCAGAGGGAGCCGGTTCGGGGGAAGCAGAAGTATTAGCTATTGCCAAGAGGCGAAAGGCTTTGGCTATACTGGATGACAAGAATGCCAGAGTCTTGGCAGTAGGGCTGGATATAGATCATATAGGGACAGCCGGCATACTTTACGAGGCCTTCGTTCATAGCTTGCTGAGCTACGAGAAGCTTTTGGAACTTCTGGAGAAACTTGGCAAAGTGGCGTGGATTTCGCCAGAGCTTGTGGCTGGCATAATTAGGAGAGCAAGGGAGGTGAGTAACGAATGAAAAAGGAGGAATTGATAGCCTCAAGGGTGCCACCCGACTTGGTGGCTGATTTGAGAAAACTGGAGGAAGTA
The sequence above is a segment of the Chloroflexota bacterium genome. Coding sequences within it:
- the gatC gene encoding Asp-tRNA(Asn)/Glu-tRNA(Gln) amidotransferase subunit GatC, which encodes MKLSREEVKHLALLARLGLDEDEVERLREQLSNILENFEILQQVDTTDVPPTAHSIALENVLREDEAGPSLPADQILANAPNREDDFFKVRAVLE
- the gatA gene encoding Asp-tRNA(Asn)/Glu-tRNA(Gln) amidotransferase subunit GatA, which translates into the protein MDLCRLTIHEAAQLLKRHEISSVELTQACLDRIKKVDDKVRAFVTVSDALALQQAKEADQRLSQGDGSPLTGIPAVIKDNICTKGIRTTCSSKMLENFIPPYNATVVMRLNACGMVMLGKGNMDEFAMGSSTEHSAFFPSHNPWDLTRVPGGSSGGSTVSVAADEAMYALGSDTGGSIRQPAGFCSVVGLKPTYGRVSRYGLVAFASSLDQIGPLTKDVTDCALVMNAISGHDPRDSTSLPHPPPDYTGSLIPDLRRLRLGVPREYFVEGMQKGVAEAIRSAITKLAELGAEIDWEVSLPSTRYGLAAYYIIAPSEASANLARYDGVKYGFSARVAESMWDAMEKTKQQGFGPEVKRRIMLGTYALSAGYYDAYYLKAQKVRTLIRREFDQAFEKFDALVTPISPTVPFKIGEKVDDPLQMYLSDVCTLPINIAGVPALSVPAGFVEGLPVGMQIIGKPLSEEALLRVAFAYEQATDWHKRRPAL